The Fragaria vesca subsp. vesca linkage group LG2, FraVesHawaii_1.0, whole genome shotgun sequence genome includes a window with the following:
- the LOC101300686 gene encoding DNA repair protein XRCC4-like isoform 1 has translation MEDDGSVVPRQSCLKLEPKESQPIFVKGTWFHSRFDLSITDGLNAWVCHASEDAVRDRAAQWDQPVPDYVSLAERYLGFQHPDSVYKFTDAGDGHKRLSWTFDKEGTKLEWRWKCEPSPNSKETTAAVLDFLMDANVGLSEEVVRKTQSFERLKVEAEMCLIQSERIANEKIEFESAVYAKFLGVLNSKKTKLRELRDKLSKQEAAGKLPEQEEESTDKTETYVSDDENSEVDSLKDPPPTSKDIPSSRSQGRKRAFQK, from the exons ATGGAGGATGATGGGTCAGTAGTCCCCAGACAGTCGTGCTTAAAGCTGGAACCCAAAGAATCCCAACCCATCTTCGTCAAGGGCACATGGTTCCACTCCCGCTTCGACCTCTCCATCACCGACGGCCTCAACGCCTGGGTCTGCCACGCCTCCGAGGACGCCGTTAGAGACCGAGCCGCCCAGTGGGACCAGCCGGTTCCCGACTACGTCTCATTAGCCGAGCGCTATTTAGGGTTTCAGCACCCCGATTCCGTCTACAAATTCACTGATGCCGGCGACGGCCACAAAAGA TTGTCGTGGACTTTTGACAAGGAAGGGACCAAGCTAGAATGGCGGTGGAAGTGTGAACCATCGCCGAACAGTAAGGAAACCACAGCAGCGGTGCTCGATTTTCTGATGGATGCCAATGTTGGGCTAAGT GAAGAAGTTGTGAGAAAAACTCAATCATTTGAAAGGTTGAAAGTGGAAGCTGAGATGTGTCTAATACAGAGTGAAAGGATTGCCAATGAGAAGATCGAGTTTGAATCCGCAGTTTATGCAAAG TTTCTTGGGGTCTTGAATTCAAAGAAGACGAAACTAAGAGAGCTTCGGGACAAGCTCTCAAAACAAGAAGCGGCTGGGAAACTGCCAGAACAAGAAGAAGAGAGCACAGACAAAACTGAAACTTATGTAAGTGATGATGAGAATAGTGAGGTAGATTCCTTGAAAGATCCTCCACCAACTTCCAAGGATATTCCATCTAGTAGGTCTCAAGGTCGAAAGAGGGCATTCCAGAAATAA
- the LOC101300686 gene encoding DNA repair protein XRCC4-like isoform 2, producing the protein MEDDGSVVPRQSCLKLEPKESQPIFVKGTWFHSRFDLSITDGLNAWVCHASEDAVRDRAAQWDQPVPDYVSLAERYLGFQHPDSVYKFTDAGDGHKRLSWTFDKEGTKLEWRWKCEPSPNSKETTAAVLDFLMDANVGLSFLGVLNSKKTKLRELRDKLSKQEAAGKLPEQEEESTDKTETYVSDDENSEVDSLKDPPPTSKDIPSSRSQGRKRAFQK; encoded by the exons ATGGAGGATGATGGGTCAGTAGTCCCCAGACAGTCGTGCTTAAAGCTGGAACCCAAAGAATCCCAACCCATCTTCGTCAAGGGCACATGGTTCCACTCCCGCTTCGACCTCTCCATCACCGACGGCCTCAACGCCTGGGTCTGCCACGCCTCCGAGGACGCCGTTAGAGACCGAGCCGCCCAGTGGGACCAGCCGGTTCCCGACTACGTCTCATTAGCCGAGCGCTATTTAGGGTTTCAGCACCCCGATTCCGTCTACAAATTCACTGATGCCGGCGACGGCCACAAAAGA TTGTCGTGGACTTTTGACAAGGAAGGGACCAAGCTAGAATGGCGGTGGAAGTGTGAACCATCGCCGAACAGTAAGGAAACCACAGCAGCGGTGCTCGATTTTCTGATGGATGCCAATGTTGGGCTAAGT TTTCTTGGGGTCTTGAATTCAAAGAAGACGAAACTAAGAGAGCTTCGGGACAAGCTCTCAAAACAAGAAGCGGCTGGGAAACTGCCAGAACAAGAAGAAGAGAGCACAGACAAAACTGAAACTTATGTAAGTGATGATGAGAATAGTGAGGTAGATTCCTTGAAAGATCCTCCACCAACTTCCAAGGATATTCCATCTAGTAGGTCTCAAGGTCGAAAGAGGGCATTCCAGAAATAA